The Schaalia dentiphila ATCC 17982 sequence CCTCACAGGTGTAGTGCGTTGTGAATGCAAACGGGTGTGTCAGCTATGGTGCCGCAGGTGTGCTTGTGGGCGCATGCGTGCGGATAGGTTGCGAGCATCCGGATAGGTTATGCGCATGCGGATAGCTTATTAACCTATCCGCATGCCGATAACCTATCCACATCGTCATAACCTATCCGCGTAGAGGACCGGCTTTCTGGCGCGTTTGATTGTGAGCCCGCGTCGCAGCACAGCACCTGCCAACAGAGCTGGTTATCTGGCGGCCGTGCGTTGTGGAGGAAACGGTTCCACCGTGAAGAGGCGGGCGCACCGGTCCCTGGTATCCGTGCGTTGTCGAGGCCGCCCGCGCACTCCCGCGCGAACGCCCGCGCCCCCGCGCATACGCTGAGGCCCGCGCCGGAGGATTTCTCCTCGCAGGCGCGGGCCTCACTGATCAACGGGACGGTCGTGACACGGCGTCACCCCGACGCGATACAATCGGTACGCGGGTCAGGTGCTCACTTTGGCGTGTTGGTGTTGCCGTTGTTATTGCCGCCGTTGTTTCCTTTCTGGCTGCCCTTCGATACCTTCAGCTTCACGGTCGAATTCTTCTCCACCTTCGAACCCTCGCCGGGCTCGACGGAGAGGACCTGGCCGGCGGGCTGGTTGCCTGCGACCTCTTCGATGGTGACGGTCAGGCCCAGGGCCTTGAGCTGCGCCTCGGCGTCCTCACGGCCCATGCCCACGACGGTGGGAATCTCCACCTGCGCGGCCTTGCCGCTCGAGATGGACACGCCAATGGCGGTGCCCTTCTTGACCTTCGTGCCGGTCGCGGGATCCTGCTCGACGATGCGGTCCTTCTCCTTCTCGGAGTCAACGCTCGTCACGTTGCCCAACTCCAGGCCGACGCCCTTGAGCGTGCTGCGCGCCTGATCCTGGGTCATGCCCGACAGGTCGGGCACGTCCACCTGATCCGAGCCGGAGGACAGGTAGGCGCGGATCGTCTGGCCGGCCTTCACCTTGGAGCCGGGGGAGGGGTTGGTCTGCGCGACCTTGCCCTCGGGAACTGTGTCGGAGGCGACCTTGCTGGAGTCGAGCTCCCACTTCAGGCCAAGGGCCTCGATCGCCTTACGGGCGTCGTCGGGGCTCATGCCAACCAGGTTGTCCGGCAGAGTCACCGAATCGGGGCCGGAGGAGATGGTGACGCGAACGGTCGCGCCCTTCTCGGCCTGCGTGCCCGCAGCGGGGTCGGTGGAGGCCACGGAGCCCTCAGCGACGGTGTCGGAGGCGACCTTGTCGGGGTTGAGCTCCCACGTGAAGCCAGCCTGCTCGATCTGGGTCTTCGCTTCGGCCTGGGTCAGGCCGACGACGTTGGGAACCGCGATCGACTTGGGCTCGGCGGCGCCGTGTGTGAGGGCCCACACCGAGCCGCCAATCAGCAGCAGGGCGATGAGCAACACGGTCGCGATGATCGCCGTGCGGCGCTTGCGGGCCTTGGCTGCCGCGTTCGCAGTGTCATCGGTGGCAACAGCGGGCAGCGACGTGGAGGTCGCGGCCATCGCCGCGGCGGGCGCGTGGCTGGGGACCGCGGCCATCGGCGTGGTCGCGGCGGTGCGTGCGGACGCCATGCCGGCGGCGGGCAGGACCTCGGTCGCCCACGAGTCAGTGGGCGGCGCGCCCACGTCGAGGCCTCGGGCCACGCGCTGCAGGTCCGCGAGCATTGCTGCGGCGCTCGGGTAGCGGTCCTCGCGGTTCTTCGCCAGGGACTTCAGCACCACGCGGTCGAGCGAGTCCGGGATGTCGGACAGTATCGACGAGGGCGTGGGCGGGATCTGCTCGACGTGCTGGTAGGCGACGGCGACGGCCGAGTCACCCTTGAAGGGTGGGCGGCCCGTCAGCAGCTCGAAGAGGACGACGCCGGTCGAGTACAGGTCAGAGCGAGCATCAACGGTCTCGCCGCGAGCCTGCTCGGGGGAAAGGTACTGGGCGGTGCCGACGACGGCGTTCGTCTGTGTCATCGTGGCCTGCGAGTCCGTCAGGGCGCGCGCGATGCCAAAGTCCATGACCTTGACCTTGCCGTCCGACGTCAGCATGATGTTGCCGGGCTTGATGTCGCGGTGCACCAGGTGGTTCGCGTGCGAGTACTGGAGGGCAGACAGGACGCCCGACACGATCTCGATTGCCTCGTTGATCGGAACGGCCGTGCCGTCGGAGATCAGGTCCTTGACCGTGTGCCCCTCGACGTACTCCATGACGATGTAGGGCACCGCGATCGAGCGGCCGGTCGCATCCTCGATGATCTCCTCGCCCGTGTCGTACACGGCGACGATGTTCGGGTGATTCAGCGACGCCGCCGACTGCGCTTCGCGGCGGAAGCGCGCCTGGAAAATCGAGTCCTGCGCCAGATCGCGGCGCAGCATCTTGATTGCTACGACGCGCGACAGGCG is a genomic window containing:
- the pknB gene encoding Stk1 family PASTA domain-containing Ser/Thr kinase, which gives rise to MAEPMAHRLAGRYEVRSLIGRGGMAEVHLGFDTRLSRVVAIKMLRRDLAQDSIFQARFRREAQSAASLNHPNIVAVYDTGEEIIEDATGRSIAVPYIVMEYVEGHTVKDLISDGTAVPINEAIEIVSGVLSALQYSHANHLVHRDIKPGNIMLTSDGKVKVMDFGIARALTDSQATMTQTNAVVGTAQYLSPEQARGETVDARSDLYSTGVVLFELLTGRPPFKGDSAVAVAYQHVEQIPPTPSSILSDIPDSLDRVVLKSLAKNREDRYPSAAAMLADLQRVARGLDVGAPPTDSWATEVLPAAGMASARTAATTPMAAVPSHAPAAAMAATSTSLPAVATDDTANAAAKARKRRTAIIATVLLIALLLIGGSVWALTHGAAEPKSIAVPNVVGLTQAEAKTQIEQAGFTWELNPDKVASDTVAEGSVASTDPAAGTQAEKGATVRVTISSGPDSVTLPDNLVGMSPDDARKAIEALGLKWELDSSKVASDTVPEGKVAQTNPSPGSKVKAGQTIRAYLSSGSDQVDVPDLSGMTQDQARSTLKGVGLELGNVTSVDSEKEKDRIVEQDPATGTKVKKGTAIGVSISSGKAAQVEIPTVVGMGREDAEAQLKALGLTVTIEEVAGNQPAGQVLSVEPGEGSKVEKNSTVKLKVSKGSQKGNNGGNNNGNTNTPK